The Rhododendron vialii isolate Sample 1 chromosome 3a, ASM3025357v1 nucleotide sequence gctttcaTAAACACTCCTCCCAAATGGGTCCTCTTTACCTCTTTCTTTCAGATAGATGCTAGAACCAGTGCCATACAAATCTGTACCCAAGACACTATGGAAATAGATTCTTACACCTAAATAACTTCAGCAAGAATCAGTTAATTCTACCAGCTGATTTTCCCCCTCTTTTGCTCTGGTAATCATGAGGACCTTGATGGGTTTTTCACGTGTTAACTGTAAGGCTGCCAAACGCATAACTCTACTCTTTTCCCTTTGGTTGGGGGACTGGTTGTGTAAGATGTATGCAAGACTTAAAGCATGACACATGCTGAAAACACATAGCTTTCAAATTGTGAACACGTACTTATAAAATTGCAGAAGTTTTAGCAGAAATTAGAAGTTCTTAGGTAGAGAGTTATTTTATAAGTTTTCGATTCGTAGActaattcaattttctttgtttaatagatttgtTTGTGCAAATCCCATCCTCACAAAGCAAATAGTAATAATTAATAGAAACCCTCACATATGCTGAGCAAATTAGTCAGTCATACGATCAAGATATAAGCCGATATCAATCTCTCTTAAGCATGTTCCCGCTGATATTTGCATGACAAACAAACTTAAAAACACTGACGGTGACCCTTTTCGAACAAATGAGAAGTAAAAACTTTTTCCCAACACTACGAAAGGGTTGTTTGAAATCAAAGAGTCACCACTTCTTTAACATGGCTGTAATGAACAATGAAAAGGGGAAGCAGGATGATGTTCATTAAAGTTgtatcaacaacaacaacaacaacagcagaacccatgtagtccccaatcattgcgGGTATGGCAGGGGAGGATtgaagacagacctaacctttggcaatatgcacaaagtggctgctctcaaaacaccactgaaacagtggcccccttGTACTTGTTTTGCGTGGAACCATACCCCCAAATTAAAGCCGAAtgacatcagagagggcaggcctagagacctaATTctatttatgtgcacattaccatacttccttcattaaagttgtatcACAATAAACAAATCTTGCGCCATGGTGAGAAGTGGAAGCCGAAGCACGAAGACAATACAAAGTAAGGGAGAATTCGCATTGTGGTGATTTACATTTGTGTATCGGTAATGGTTTTATCATTAATTTTAGGGGAGCCGGGGAAAAGTAGGAGACTTTTCTTTTCTGTCCCACAAATGGCGGGATATGCTTTAACAGTATTGAATTTAAATCTTCACATGTAAATGGCATAACCAATATGAAAacctttgaataaaaaaattacaaagtcAACTCGAAGTTCTGTACAATACAGGTATAGATAGATAATTAGAGTGAATTCAATTTaaataatttgattttgttatggAAATAAGGATATGCTAGAGATGCAATAAAGCAATGAGtttagaattaaaaaaagaaacatggCATATCTTTGATGTAATATGATTATTACATCTGCCGCTTGAAACTTTTAATAACAATCCAATTAATCCTTGGCACTTGGTGCGTCAAAAACTCTACCCATGAAACACTCACTACGGTACTATGAAGTATAGATAAGTACGCTAGAGGTCGAACAAAACAAGATTTATAGGATTCAATATCAAAAAAGGATGATGACAGACCTTTGATGTGGAAGGATTATGTCACAGGTGttgcttggaaaaaaaaaaaaccaattcaatTAACTCGTTCTAGTTGGAAGTCTCAGGGATTTTCTCACGAACGACCTACAATTGagatgaaataaaaaaagattttttgacGCTTAGGTCGTGCTAGTTGATGCTTCCAGGACATCTcatgagggaaagaaaaaaaaacccatcctGCAATACTATACATTATATATTATAGATGGATTAACATATCTGTAAGCATCCAACATCCAAACATTACATTCTCACATTTGATTTGCAATCAAGTGTATTGTGGAAGTCTTCCTGTTCCACTCCCAAGGGAACATGGCAAAAAATAAACCTTCAGTATTGACCTATTCAATATCATCAAAATGTAACTAAATTTCGATACCATGTCAGGATACACTTTTCGTAAATGCCCAACATTAAAGCCAAGTTATTTTCCTCCACAAGATCATCAAGATGTAgacatctctctccctctctctcaatttgCAAGTATTCCCTTCCTACCATCTCCGCACTATTTATACCACCAGAAGGCTGCTCACACTTCAGACATTCTTACTTATTAAAACGTCTCCGTCCAAAAAAATGGGAGAAAGGCTTCGCGTGGCAGTTGGAGTGATGGGTACCTAACTGCTGATTTACTCATTCCTTAAGGCTACCTATACCATTATTTATCATCAAATAAATTTGATAAAATGATTCCCTAACCAAAGCTTTGCATGGATTTTATTGCAGGGAATGTGGCTTCGACATTACTTTTTGCTGCACCGATGTAAAATCTAGTTCTATTTAATTCTACCTCGACGAGTTGAGAAAAATGATGATTCAACTCTAATTTAATGCTTTTGTTCTTTCCAGATTAACTTTTTCAAGGGTCATAAGAAAGAAAAGCACCGAGGAGTTTTCTTGTGTTCCTTACATCATTGCTCTACTGAATTGCTTACTTTATACTTGGTATGGCTCGCCTGTTGTAAGCCTTGGGTGGGAAAATTTATCTCTGGTCACCATTAATGGCGCAGGCATTCTTCTTGAAATCTCCTTCattctcatatttttttggttcgCTTCGGTCAGAGATAAGGCAAGCTATATCTCTATCTCTGTACACTTCTCTACACTCCATACCAttagcaagtttttttttttcaattgcaaGTCACCCTTACAGGTTCGCATGCATTATagatttcatttgttgattcCTTTAACATTTATGTAAATCCTTAAGAAGTAATCCATAAAAATCATTTCACATGTGTACATGTAGTTAACATTTAACGTACAATGTTATGCAAATATGGTTTACGATGATTAGTTATTTGTAgctaaataaaaaagaagattatCGCTAATTTTCCACAtaacttaaaagaaaaagatataaacatttgtttctacCCTATGGTGTAGAAGAAGGTAGCTATGATGATCGTACCTGCTATTTTAGTTTTCTGCGTCACCGCAACAATATCAGCTTTCCTATTCCATGGTCACCACCACCGCAAGGTGTTTGTTGGGAGCGTTGGACTCATAGCCTCGATGGCAATGTACGGCTCACCTTTGGTTGTCATGGTGAGTTCTCTTCTCATCATCATGCCCATACTTGTCTTTTTCCAATATAATACGACTCCCTACTTTGGcaacaagaaaataaagttaTATTTAGTTCACATATGGAAGCTCATCCATGCATATATAACTCACGTACCAAATATGATTCATATTGCAGAAGCGAGTAATAAAAACGAAGAGTGTGGAATTTATGCCGTTCTACTTGTCATTTTTCTCATTCCTAGCTAGTACTCTTTGGCTGGCCTATGGACTGCTGAGCCATGATATAGTTCTTGCGGTATGTGAGATAAtttaatcttaattttttagacaaCATTGAAGTTCAAACAATTACTCATTCCATGTTACGATTTAAATCTCTAACTCAAATTTGCACATATTGGCAGTCTCCAAATTTTGTTGGCACCCCTTCGGGCATTCTCCAGCTTGTGCTGTACTTTATGTACAGGAAGAAGGGCATCATGGAAGAACCCCACAAACCGGATATAGAAAAGAATGGTGAGAAAATCAAGCAGCAGTTCCAGACCTTGGATACTGAAGATAATAATGGCAAGATTTGAAGAATTGGTTACGTGAAGGTGTACTTGGATCTCTCTCTTTATTAGCCGTGCCCCAGATTTTGAGTTACTGGAAGTCACAGTTCATTAGAAATCTTCAAATAAACAAACGATAGATAATGCAGTTTGCAATTATCATGCAATTCATGCGTCCAATAAAGCGCTAAGAGCAACTAAATTTGTATTGCTAAGACAGCTAGAGAGTTAGAGCAGTGATAAACTTTTGATTGCACTAAACAAGTAAATCCTGCTGACGTTCCACTTGACATTTTAGCACATGCATAATTGGACATAaaaatgcagagagagagagagagagagagagagagatgactttCATGAGCTCTCAACCATAGAGTTCCCAATAAGAAACGCCAaagggtttggccaagtggcaAGAGACAGCAACGAAACGCTTCCTCACAAGAGGTCGCAATCTCACGAAAACCAAAGGTTCTACAACTTGGGGCCACTGGACGTTTGCCCAGCTGTTAACTTGAGGCTCTGGAATTCGTCGAAGTGCTCGTAAACTGACTCAGACACCCAGTTGgtaaaataagtatatatagAACGAATCATAAGCAAGAGGAATAAATAAATCAGTTAAAGAGATAACCTTCTGGAGATTTTGCTGGTACTCGGtctggtgggggcaaatactagTTCTGTTCCATGAGACAATCGTTCGTTCAGACATTTTATCGAACGCGTGGGGAGTCAGCTTGGATTTGATTGGTGAGTTACGGTTTTGTTTAGAGAGACCGTTATGTTGAGTTACGATGATTCGGCGTAGGGTTAGTCGTTCTTCAACCGGCGATGCTTCCACGTTCCCGATAATGAGGATTTTATTACTAGCATATTGATATGCTGCTTCATCCCCTAGAGTTCAAGATTACCTGCGTTGGATCAATTGTCTTGCTCAGCAAGCAATATGTTTGTACTTAGGCCGGCTAATTAACCGAGCCAGCAATTCGTGAACTGTCCAATGCTTGTTTGAGTACGATTCGAGTGCTAAACGAATCGAACTTGAGCCATTTAATAAATGAGTCGAACCTGAACTTAATAGTATCCAGCTCGATTAGGCTCCCAAACCTagtagtgtgtatatatataactcaTGAGAATTTTACACGACCATGAATATTTATAAACATTTTACATGCACAtagta carries:
- the LOC131319733 gene encoding bidirectional sugar transporter SWEET3 isoform X1 translates to MGERLRVAVGVMGNVASTLLFAAPILTFSRVIRKKSTEEFSCVPYIIALLNCLLYTWYGSPVVSLGWENLSLVTINGAGILLEISFILIFFWFASVRDKKKVAMMIVPAILVFCVTATISAFLFHGHHHRKVFVGSVGLIASMAMYGSPLVVMKRVIKTKSVEFMPFYLSFFSFLASTLWLAYGLLSHDIVLASPNFVGTPSGILQLVLYFMYRKKGIMEEPHKPDIEKNGEKIKQQFQTLDTEDNNGKI
- the LOC131319733 gene encoding bidirectional sugar transporter SWEET3 isoform X2, with the protein product MGERLRVAVGVMGNVASTLLFAAPILTFSRVIRKKSTEEFSCVPYIIALLNCLLYTWYGSPVVSLGWENLSLVTINGAGILLEISFILIFFWFASVRDKKVAMMIVPAILVFCVTATISAFLFHGHHHRKVFVGSVGLIASMAMYGSPLVVMKRVIKTKSVEFMPFYLSFFSFLASTLWLAYGLLSHDIVLASPNFVGTPSGILQLVLYFMYRKKGIMEEPHKPDIEKNGEKIKQQFQTLDTEDNNGKI